The Streptomyces fungicidicus nucleotide sequence ACTTCCACGGCTTCCGCAAGGCCGACCCCGAGGCGCGCAGGGCGTTGCGCTCGGGGGGCGCGCGCACATGATCACCGTGGTCGGGATGGGGGCCGGGGCGCCGGTCGACGAGCGGTGCGCGGACGGGGCGGAGCTGGTCGTCGGCGGGCGGCGGCACCTGGACGCCGTACGGGTGCCGGAGGGGGCCGAGCGGGTCGTGCTCGGGCCCCTCGCGCCCGCGCTCGACACCGTCGGGGAGTACGTCGCCGGGGAGCGGCCGGTGGTGGTGCTGGCGTCCGGGGACCCGGGGTTCTTCGGGATCGTGCGGGCGCTGGCCGAGCGGTTCGGGCCGGAGCGGCTCGACGTCCGGCCCGGTGTCTCCAGCGTGGCCGCCGCGTTCGCGCGGGCCGGGCTGACGTGGGACGACGCCGTGGTGGTCAGCGCGCACGGCCGGGACCCGCGCACGGCGGTGCATCTGTGCCGGGCGCATCCGAAGGTGGCCGTGCTGACGGGGCCGGGGGCCGGTCCCGCGGAGCTGGGGGCCGCGTTGCGCGACACCGCGCGGGTGCTGGTCGTCGCCTCCGCGCTCGGTTCCGCCGGGGAGCGGGTGGAGCGGGTGACGCCCGCCGAGGCCGCCGTGCGGGACTGGGGCACGGCGGTGAGCGTGGTGCTGTGCCTGGACGAGGCGCGGGCGCTCGGGCCGGTGCGGACGGTCGCGGGCGGGGTGGTGCGGCCCGCCGGATGGGCGCTGGACGAGGCGGAGTTCGAGCACCGCGACTCCATGATCACCAAGTTCGAGGTGCGGGCGCTGGCCCTGGCCCGGCTCGGGCCGCGCCCCGGTGAGCTGGTGTGGGACGTCGGCGCGGGCTCGGGTTCCGTGGCCGTGGAGTGCGCCCGGCTGGGCGCCGCCGTCACCGCCGTCGAGAAGGCGCCCGACGGGGTGGAGCGGATCCGTGCCAACGCCGCCGCCCACGGGGTGGACGTGCGCGTCGTGCACGGCACGGCGCCGGGGGCGCTGTCCGGCCTCGGCGAGGACCCGGACGCCGTGTTCGTCGGCGGGGGCGGCCGGGAGCTGCCCGCCGTCGTCGCCGCCTGCGCGCGGCGGGCCCGGCGGACGGTGGTCGTCGCCGTGGCCGCACTCGACCGGGTGCCGGCGGCCCGCGCGGCGCTGACGGACGCCGGGTTCACCTGCGACGGAGTGCTGCTGCAGTCGTCGCGGCTGGCGCCGCTGCCCGGGGACGTGACCCGGCTGGCCGCGGCCAATCCCGTTTTCCTGCTGTGGGGCGTGAGGCCCCCGGCGCTCGACGAAGGAGTTTCCCAGTGATCGGCCTCATCTCCGCCACCGCGGCGGGAGCGGCCGCGCGGGACCGGCTGGCCGCCGCGTGGCCGGACCGTACGCGCGTGTACGAGGGTTCCGTGCCGGACGCCGTCCGGGCCGCGTTCGCCGAGTGCGAGCGGCTCGTCTGCTTCCTCGCCACCGGGGCCGTGGTGCGGCTGGTGGCACCGCTGCTGCGCGACAAGGCGAGCGACCCGGGCGTGGTCTGCGTCGACGAGGGCGGGCGGTTCGCGGTGTCGCTGGTCGGCGGGCACGGCGGCGGGGCGAACGAGCTGGCCCGTGCGGTCGCCGAGGTGCTGGGCGCCGAACCGGTGGTGACGACGGCGACCGACGCGGCCGGCCTGCCGGGTCTCGACACCCTCGGCCTGCCGGTGGAGGGCGAGGTCGCCGCCGTGTCACGGGCCCTGCTGGACGGGGCGGCGGTGGCGTTGCGGGCCGAGGTGAGCTGGCCGCTGCCGCCGCTCCCGGTCACCGGCGAGGGCCCGTACACGCTCCGGGTCACGGACCGTCTGGTGGAGCCGGGCGAGCGGGAGGCGGTGCTCCGGCCGCCCACCCTCGTCGTCGGCGTGGGCGCCTCTAGGGGCGCCCCGGCGGACGAGGTGCTGGACCTGATCGAAGGCGCCCTGCGGGAGGCCGGGTTGTCGGCGGCGTCGCTCGCGGAGCTGGCCACCGTGGACGCCAAGGCCGGCGAGCCCGGCATCGTGGAGGCGGCCCGGCGGCTCGGGGTGCCGCTGGTGACGTACACCGCCGGGGAGCTGGCGCGCGTCGAGGTGCCGAACCCGTCCGAA carries:
- the cbiE gene encoding precorrin-6y C5,15-methyltransferase (decarboxylating) subunit CbiE — its product is MITVVGMGAGAPVDERCADGAELVVGGRRHLDAVRVPEGAERVVLGPLAPALDTVGEYVAGERPVVVLASGDPGFFGIVRALAERFGPERLDVRPGVSSVAAAFARAGLTWDDAVVVSAHGRDPRTAVHLCRAHPKVAVLTGPGAGPAELGAALRDTARVLVVASALGSAGERVERVTPAEAAVRDWGTAVSVVLCLDEARALGPVRTVAGGVVRPAGWALDEAEFEHRDSMITKFEVRALALARLGPRPGELVWDVGAGSGSVAVECARLGAAVTAVEKAPDGVERIRANAAAHGVDVRVVHGTAPGALSGLGEDPDAVFVGGGGRELPAVVAACARRARRTVVVAVAALDRVPAARAALTDAGFTCDGVLLQSSRLAPLPGDVTRLAAANPVFLLWGVRPPALDEGVSQ